The Ignavibacteriales bacterium sequence AATCCATAATTACTACATCATAAAAATTTTTTTTTAATTCAAGCAGTTCAATAGCAGAACGACCATCAGAGACTACATCCATTATTTTAATTCTATTCTCAAAGGGTTTGATTGTATTTTCAACTCTTCGTACATCAAAGTCTTCATCCTCAATCAACAGAACTTTTATTTGATTATCAGGCATTATTTTCTTCTCCAATAAAACTTAGTGTGGAATTCCAATTGTGAATTTGCATCCAAAGTTTTCAAGGTTTTCAACGTCAATACTCCAGCCGCATCTTTGTTTAGAAATTTCATAGGCAATATAACAACCATATCCGGATGATTGTCCTGTTGTTTTTGTTGAAACGTTTTCAAGAAATAATTTTTTGATGCCAAATTCATCCTGCTCCATAAGCTCCGGAAGAATTCCTGGACCGTTATCGGAAATTAGAAGAGCTGAAGAGTTGGTTTGCGGATCATACTTTGTTTCTACATGAATAATCAACTCAACGTCGCCTCCATGATCAATGCTATTTTGAAGTAGTGGTTCGATTACCTCCCAAACAACAAATTCATTTATACCGAGCGGTGGAATTCTTTTATCCAGATTCAGGTTAATTTCAAATGCACCCGATTTTCTAGCTGTCCTGTTAAAAATATTTTCTACAATGAAATGGATTACTTCATTCAGGTCTGTTCTGAATGACGAATTTCGAATTGTTTGAACCGGTGGATCGTACCATTTCATATCATAAATTACTCGAGAAATAAAATTGGAGTAACGGGAAACTCGATACTGAATTTCGTTAATATTTTCAGGCGAGAGCATTCTGAGATCATCTTTAATAAAACCCATTACCTTTTCGGCTTTATGGTGTGTATGATAGATACGTTTTGTGAACATAGCTTCTTTCTCATGTTCAATCACCTGTTTAATTCTATTTTCATGTTCTTCCAATAATAATTTTTGAGTTTCGTCTCGCTCTTTTACAGTATAAGTTGAGATATAATACATGGTTAATAAGCCGAGAAGAAAAAGCGCCGAATAAATTAAAGATGTCTCTTCATAGTTAGAAACAATTTCGCGCTGTATGAAGGAAACATCGGCAGTATTACGCATATAAAGTGCGCCAATAAATTCGCCGCTGGGAACAAAGGGAACAAATATGTGATAAGTTTGCTTATCACTTAATATATTAATTATTTGTTCACTCTTGATGAGTTCAGTTTTAACGCTGTCATATAGCTTAATAGCCTGTCTGTGGCGATTTGTCGCATCAGGTAAATCGATCTTCTGATTGAAGATAAACGAAAATAGAACGCGCCCGTCGTCAATCGCACGAACTTTTTTACCATCATTTACAAGCAGACAAATCTCTTCAACATTTTGCTGAAGGACTTGCTGATTTAGGATAATGTCAAAGAATTGAATAATCCTGCGTTTATCTGTTTCATCTACAGGTGTGTTTAACTTCGAGGTTTCCAATAAAAGTTCGAGTGTTGTAGTACTCAGATTTGCAAATCTCTCTGCGGAATGTTTTTGAAACCACTCCTGTGTGTTCTCAACAAAGTTATGAAGTGATGCTTTATGCACATAGGCGAGAACAAGCTGAAAAATTATCAGTCCTATAAAAAGCACGGTTAAGTGCCTAAACTCAAAGTGATATTTTTTAAGATTTTCAAATAATTGGTTTTTCATTTAACTATTATTTTATGAATACATCACCGGAGTTAATAATTCGCTGGGCTTTACCAAGCGCTTCCTTCACACCAATTTTGTTTTGGATTGCTAAATTTAAGTATGATGCAATTATATCGGAACATTTCGTATACTTCTCAGAAAATGGTCTGTGAACGCCGCTCTTTAGAATTTTATTGTAAAATTTCAATTCCGAATGAGTTTCTAGAAATACAGTATCCGAATACATGGTTTTTCGAATTGGCAAGTATCCGCCAACTTCGTAGAATATTTTCTGCTCTTCATTACTTAACAGAAATTTTACAAACTCTATCACTTCGTTTTTCTTTGTCGAATATTTAGACATCATCAAATTCCAGCCACCGATAATACTTGCCGGTCTACCTTCCTTAAAATGAGGCATCGGCGCTTTTTCATAGATATTCGAAACATCCTGATTCTTCACATTTTTTCTGTACCATTCATAAAATCCCGGCCACCCTCTTAGAAAAACATCCTGATTATTCACGAAATGAAAATAGCTCTCTGTTTCACGAAAGTCTGTAATTTCTTTTGGCGAAAGTTTATAAGTTTTTTCAAGGTCAACCAAAAGTTGAAGTGCGTTTTCAGCTGCCTTCGTATTCAAGCTAACAGTGTCGTTGACGAACAATTTTTCATTCTGGGATTCCAGCATCTCAACAAAACTGCACATTAATCCTTCATAATCATCTGCCGGATAGACATAAATAGGATGTCCATAAGATTTTAACTTTTGACCAATTGTAATGAATCTATCCCATGTTATAAAATTATCAAGTTCGTTCCTAACTGCATTATAATCCGGAAGTTTTTTGAGAAGCAAGCTGTTGTAATACAAAATTCCAATATCGAAATATAAAGGCATTGCCACAAGTTCATTTTCATAATAACATGTTTTCATTGCCTGATCGACTATCAGTTTCCGCTGTGATTCCGGAAAATATTTGCTTAACGGTTCAGTCCATTTTGCAAAACGCGGCACCCAGATTTGATCAACCGAAAAGAGATCCAAGCGATCGCTGCCGCTTCTAAGATAACGGATAAGAAGTTCTTTCCTTTCATTTGTACTGAATTTCTCGAATGGTAGATCAATAGGTATAACCTCAATTTTCCCTTTATTCAATTCGTTAAAGTGAGCTATTATCAGTTTATGACTTTGAGAAATATTATCAACGAAATATATTTTCTTGACTTCTCCATTACTTACCTTGAAATAATCGCTGTACAAAAACATAACTACCAATACAGTAATTACAAGAAAAGTAATTGCTGCAATTGAAATATAAAATCTTTTAATATTGGTCTTAATTTTCAACATAAGATTTGAATTATAGAATATTCTTTTTTTTCAATTGCTCAAATTTTTTGAACCAGCTTGAGAAGTTTGGTGTGAATGGTACAGCCAGAAGTTGACCACCAAAACCAAATCTCCGCAGAACAATCATATTAATGGAAGAGACTTTTATCGAGTTCAATGCTGCGTCGTTAATCTTTACTCCGTATGATGCCGCAAGCTTTGCTGTAGTTTCATCGAGGTTCTGATACATCTTCTCGGTTTTCAAAATATTTTTTACGTCTTCTTTGGCTTCCTCGAATGTTGCTACTTTCTCTTTTTTGCCTTCTCTTTTTTCTAATAATTTGATGAGCGAGTATCCCTCTGGAGATTTAATTGGTCCATATATTTCTCCAATTTTCATCCGGGAAACTGCTTTTCCTATTTCACCTTTTTCGGATTCCTTAAAAAATCCCGATATGCCTTCCTGAGCTTTTAAAGAATCGTTCGATGCATATTTTTTTGCCAGGAATTTGAAGTCTATCCCCATATCTAATTCGTTTAGTACTGTTTCGATAGTGCTCAGATCATTTGTGTTAATCTCAGCAATATTAAATTCGTCCGGTTGCAGAATTACCTGATTTGCTTTCACAAAAAAATTGTAAGCTTCATCATCGGTTACTGATATATCTTTATAAACCTTTTTCATCATCTCATGAGCCAGGTAATATTCTCTCCACATTTTCAATTCAGAAGCGACTTCAGGTAATTTATCGTATCCGCGTTTTTTTGCTTCCCGCGCGAGCATTTCGTTTTGAATATAAGAACTGATGTAAGAATTCAAGCGGTTTTTAATTTGAGCTGAATCAATCGAGTAAAATTCAAAATCTTGAAACGCCAGATAATCAAACATCTTAGATAATGTGATAGGATCTTTCGGAAATTTGATAATTATTTCATTCAATTCTTTCGAATCAAATGAATTTTTGATTTGAGGAATATCTATTTCGCCGATTTTATACTTGCCTCCCTTATCCTTAACAATTCTCATTTTATTTTCATTTAGATAGCTCATAATTACATTATACAGTTTTTCTACTTTTGGACGATCTGCATTAATTACAATTCCCTTAAAAAATTGCTTGTGAAATGCCTGGTAGATTTTATCTTCACTTCGCGATTTGATTACTTTTTCAATTTTTGATTTGTCGCTTTCATCCAGTTCCATTTTTGTCGTGATGGAATATATTTTACAGATGTACCAACCTTCTCGGAGTTCTATAGGAGAAGTGATTTGCCCGACATCAATCTTATAAATTGCATTTTCCATTTTTTCATTCATTGTACCGAAAGTAACTTCAGCGGCTTCTTTCTGCTCTAACTTTTCCGGTCGTGTTGTAAGAATTGAATCGAATGATGCACCCAATCCAATTTCAGAATAGATTTTTTCAATTTCTTTCTTATCCTGAGAAAAGATGAATTTGGTTCGAACACTTCTCCTCATCCGGATTCGTCCTTTTATAATTGCCGAATCGGGTAAAGTTATTTTATCAAGAACTTCTTTTTTATATAAAGCATCTCTGAGATAGACATTCGTCAAATTTTCCATTGTTGCACGGAAATTTTGTAATCGATCTATTCCTTCTATAGTAGCGGCTTGTGCTAATAATTTTTCCGCAATTAGTGTGTGTAAGAAATTCTTTTTGAAAGATGTTGAATCAAAAGCATTATCTGTTCGAACATGCGGTACAAACTCATATCGTTTTTTGTATTCTTTTTTAGTAATGGTAACGTCACCTGCTTTAGCCACAATCTCACTTGAAGATTGTGAAAAGAGATTGGACATTCCCACAAAGGATATTAAGAGAAAAGTTAGAATCTGTATAGAACGCATAATTTTATTTTCACACGTTTATTAATAACTAAGAACAAAATAACGAAAAAATAAATTTAACAACTGTTGCTAAAAATTTATCAATATCTCGGACTAACTTTTTTACTTGCACTATTATACCACATTTTTCCAACCACTTGTAGAATCGAATAAAATTTATGTAATTTTCTCGTGCAATTCTTCTTTCTATTTTTTTTATGAGGTTTCCATGAATAGTAGGATATTATCTTCAAGTATAATTTTTCTGACATTTTTTTCCACAAGTTGTAAATCGCAATCCTCCGAACCTTCTAATGAAAAAGATTCTACTGAAATTCCTGGATGGAACTTAGTTTGGTCTGATGAATTTAATTATACAGGTTTACCCGATCCAAAGAAATGGGGCTATGATGTCGCAGCTCCCGGCTGGGTTAACAATGAAGCTCAAGCGTATTTCGCAAATAGATCTGAAAATTCCAGAGTTGAAAATGGTAAACTTATTATTGAAGCAAGGTTGGATAACTATAACAATAGCCTTTACTCTTCTGCTCGAATTGTAACAAAAAATCGTGGTGATTGGACATACGGGCGATTTGAAATTCGCGCTAAACTTCCTGCAGGAAAAGGAACATGGCCTGCAATCTGGATGCTACCAACTGTATGGAACCTTGGCAACGGCAGTTGGCCGGATAACGGTGAGATTGATATTATGGAACACGTAGGGTATGACCAAGGCGTTATTCACGGATCAACTCACTGTAACAAATATGTCTGGACAAACGGAAATCAAAAAACTGGGACAATGAAAGTTGATGATTGTTCGACGGCATTCCATAATTATATATTAGAATGGTCTGCAAATGAAATTAAAACTTATGTTGACGGCACACTTTATTTTGTTGTTAACAATGAAAATAAAGGATGGCAATACTGGCCTTTCTTCAAAGATTTTCATTTGATATTAAATCTTGCAATTGGCGGTACTTGGGGTGGTACACAAGGAATTGACAATAATATTTTTCCACAAAGAATGGAAGTGGAATACGTTAGAGTTTATAAAAAAACGGAATAGAGCTCCAACTCAAGACTTTATCTGTAATTTGAGTAGTACTAATATTTGCATGTCCAATGAGATCTCTTATTACAATAATTAGAGTTTCATCATTCGACAAATTGCTTACATAGCTGTGCATTAGTTTATGAAAGTGAACTCTTTCTTCAAGATCTGCTTTTATAAATCATTCCTTAAATATTCATGAAACAAAATATTTATTGTCAAGGAATCCATTAGATTTTGTGAAGACAAACTCATGGATTGATGGTTCTTCTCTTTGACAATTTGAAAGTGACTCGGATACTTCAACGTAAAAAGTGATTATTCTACTC is a genomic window containing:
- a CDS encoding extracellular solute-binding protein, whose product is MLKIKTNIKRFYISIAAITFLVITVLVVMFLYSDYFKVSNGEVKKIYFVDNISQSHKLIIAHFNELNKGKIEVIPIDLPFEKFSTNERKELLIRYLRSGSDRLDLFSVDQIWVPRFAKWTEPLSKYFPESQRKLIVDQAMKTCYYENELVAMPLYFDIGILYYNSLLLKKLPDYNAVRNELDNFITWDRFITIGQKLKSYGHPIYVYPADDYEGLMCSFVEMLESQNEKLFVNDTVSLNTKAAENALQLLVDLEKTYKLSPKEITDFRETESYFHFVNNQDVFLRGWPGFYEWYRKNVKNQDVSNIYEKAPMPHFKEGRPASIIGGWNLMMSKYSTKKNEVIEFVKFLLSNEEQKIFYEVGGYLPIRKTMYSDTVFLETHSELKFYNKILKSGVHRPFSEKYTKCSDIIASYLNLAIQNKIGVKEALGKAQRIINSGDVFIK
- a CDS encoding ATP-binding protein; its protein translation is MKNQLFENLKKYHFEFRHLTVLFIGLIIFQLVLAYVHKASLHNFVENTQEWFQKHSAERFANLSTTTLELLLETSKLNTPVDETDKRRIIQFFDIILNQQVLQQNVEEICLLVNDGKKVRAIDDGRVLFSFIFNQKIDLPDATNRHRQAIKLYDSVKTELIKSEQIINILSDKQTYHIFVPFVPSGEFIGALYMRNTADVSFIQREIVSNYEETSLIYSALFLLGLLTMYYISTYTVKERDETQKLLLEEHENRIKQVIEHEKEAMFTKRIYHTHHKAEKVMGFIKDDLRMLSPENINEIQYRVSRYSNFISRVIYDMKWYDPPVQTIRNSSFRTDLNEVIHFIVENIFNRTARKSGAFEINLNLDKRIPPLGINEFVVWEVIEPLLQNSIDHGGDVELIIHVETKYDPQTNSSALLISDNGPGILPELMEQDEFGIKKLFLENVSTKTTGQSSGYGCYIAYEISKQRCGWSIDVENLENFGCKFTIGIPH
- a CDS encoding glycoside hydrolase family 16 protein, which gives rise to MNSRILSSSIIFLTFFSTSCKSQSSEPSNEKDSTEIPGWNLVWSDEFNYTGLPDPKKWGYDVAAPGWVNNEAQAYFANRSENSRVENGKLIIEARLDNYNNSLYSSARIVTKNRGDWTYGRFEIRAKLPAGKGTWPAIWMLPTVWNLGNGSWPDNGEIDIMEHVGYDQGVIHGSTHCNKYVWTNGNQKTGTMKVDDCSTAFHNYILEWSANEIKTYVDGTLYFVVNNENKGWQYWPFFKDFHLILNLAIGGTWGGTQGIDNNIFPQRMEVEYVRVYKKTE
- a CDS encoding peptidylprolyl isomerase; its protein translation is MRSIQILTFLLISFVGMSNLFSQSSSEIVAKAGDVTITKKEYKKRYEFVPHVRTDNAFDSTSFKKNFLHTLIAEKLLAQAATIEGIDRLQNFRATMENLTNVYLRDALYKKEVLDKITLPDSAIIKGRIRMRRSVRTKFIFSQDKKEIEKIYSEIGLGASFDSILTTRPEKLEQKEAAEVTFGTMNEKMENAIYKIDVGQITSPIELREGWYICKIYSITTKMELDESDKSKIEKVIKSRSEDKIYQAFHKQFFKGIVINADRPKVEKLYNVIMSYLNENKMRIVKDKGGKYKIGEIDIPQIKNSFDSKELNEIIIKFPKDPITLSKMFDYLAFQDFEFYSIDSAQIKNRLNSYISSYIQNEMLAREAKKRGYDKLPEVASELKMWREYYLAHEMMKKVYKDISVTDDEAYNFFVKANQVILQPDEFNIAEINTNDLSTIETVLNELDMGIDFKFLAKKYASNDSLKAQEGISGFFKESEKGEIGKAVSRMKIGEIYGPIKSPEGYSLIKLLEKREGKKEKVATFEEAKEDVKNILKTEKMYQNLDETTAKLAASYGVKINDAALNSIKVSSINMIVLRRFGFGGQLLAVPFTPNFSSWFKKFEQLKKKNIL